The Glycine soja cultivar W05 chromosome 8, ASM419377v2, whole genome shotgun sequence genome has a window encoding:
- the LOC114424663 gene encoding cingulin-like protein 1 translates to MELENCYYAIEENHLGLLIFKSELAEAYSKSFRGRADPDKAFDIKENEDMVLISAEQLRVKDKSLKTMAQAAQQHSLLEEELKQQKKNLEESSEGQLILEEQLLQMEYTLQYERSAAFEALEVLEHEIASKNDEICRLNCEVQDWKSTAETLKVSYEEIQGTSKKMKASLLSHIKNEQALKQANENLVCIVKDQERKTEDLLLQIGLLERCNAEKMKEAERCKQEKEGLIQIVEERECCIKDLHKDIAISCLKQESKEKELEDAIHAQLDAEKALKQEKEILLKIKDVKDRTIEHLQWLAIASEQDLLGARCFSFSKQVEKWIEVSVLRDALKNAQYLAKLEIEEKNTRIVKSEESIFHLKQEAEQLQASLEALKFENEKLMDKQQAMEFMITKLKFENGNLLQDIMNLSTEREDMLVHFEVIFGRIGELSSGDMQLMEMLGNVLNTSEDENEIAMGSVVCDKPHESARDSANDLLFPPTTKKTEENIDGRSPLREVNSLHM, encoded by the coding sequence ATGGAATTGGAAAATTGTTATTATGCCATTGAAGAGAATCACTTGGGACTCTTGATCTTTAAATCTGAACTTGCTGAGGCTTACTCCAAATCATTCAGGGGCAGGGCAGACCCTGATAAAGCATTTGATATCAAAGAGAATGAAGACATGGTTCTAATTTCTGCAGAGCAATTGAGAGTGAAAGACAAGTCTCTAAAAACTATGGCACAAGCTGCACAACAACACTCTCTGTTGGAGGAAGAGCttaaacaacaaaagaaaaacctcGAGGAATCATCTGAGGGTCAACTAATCTTGGAAGAGCAACTGCTGCAGATGGAATACACCCTACAATATGAAAGAAGTGCGGCATTTGAGGCTCTAGAAGTGCTGGAACATGAAATAGCCAGtaaaaatgatgaaatatgtcGATTAAATTGTGAAGTACAGGATTGGAAGTCTACTGCTGAAACCCTTAAAGTATCCTATGAAGAAATTCAGGGAACAAGTAAAAAGATGAAAGCTTCCCTTCTATCACATATTAAGAATGAGCAAGCCCTTAAGCAGGCCAATGAAAACCTTGTCTGTATTGTGAAGGATCAGGAAAGAAAAACCGAAGATCTTCTACTGCAGATTGGTTTATTGGAAAGGTGCAATGCAGAGAAAATGAAGGAAGCAGAAAGATGTAAGCAAGAGAAAGAGGGTCTTATTCAAATAGTAGAGGAGAGGGAATGCTGCATAAAGGATCTTCATAAAGATATAGCCATCAGCTGCTTGAAGCAAGAATCCAAGGAAAAAGAATTAGAAGATGCAATTCATGCCCAGCTGGATGCAGAGAAAGCCCTCAAGCAGGAGAAAGAAATTCTTTTGAAGATTAAAGATGTGAAAGATCGAACTATTGAGCACCTTCAGTGGCTAGCTATAGCATCAGAGCAAGATTTGTTAGGTGCGCGgtgtttttctttctcaaaacaAGTGGAAAAGTGGATTGAGGTCAGTGTGCTTAGGGACGCGTTGAAAAATGCACAATACCTGGCAAAGctagaaattgaagaaaagaacaCGAGAATAGTGAAATCAGAAGAATCAATCTTCCATTTAAAACAAGAAGCAGAGCAGCTTCAAGCGTCACTGGAAGCCTTGaagtttgaaaatgaaaaattgatggATAAACAGCAGGCCATGgaattcatgataacaaagctCAAGTTTGAGAACGGAAATTTACTGCAAGACATCATGAACTTATCGACAGAAAGGGAAGATATGCTGGTACATTTTGAAGTCATCTTTGGTAGAATTGGAGAATTGTCTAGTGGGGATATGCAATTGATGGAGATGTTGGGGAATGTGTTGAATACTTCTgaagatgaaaatgaaatagCAATGGGTTCAGTAGTTTGTGACAAGCCACATGAGTCTGCTAGAGATAGTGCAAATGATCTTCTTTTTCCTCCCACAACTAAAAAAActgaagaaaatattgatggacGATCCCCATTGAGAGAGGTTAATAGTTTGCATATGTAG
- the LOC114424141 gene encoding uncharacterized protein LOC114424141: MKEDQRGLVFGNGKRSVVAIDGGIYENYPQYRAYLQDSVIELLGTEKSNNVVIEHTKDGSGIGAAYFFLGIIYYLFDLQPTRELVEAGKDIESAYWELVVKDIQDTCKLLEPIYNETDGEDGHVSLAVSPKLANDTKGTIEAAKWLHNMVGSPCVYMKIPATDESISSMKEVISLGISVNATLIFCLPKYEAVIDAYLDGLESCGMTHLSKVSSAAAFYISRVDVTLDKKLEQIGTTEALDLKGKGAVAQAVLAYQLYQKKFSGPRWERLENRGAKKQRLMWASTNVKNPSYPDTFYVNSLIGPDTISTLPVQALQAFMDHGILSRTLDAKVSEAQDIYNAIEKLGIDWSSVGSELEHEVLDSFTKSFDNVLECMQKKAMNIYSFQKHV, translated from the exons atgaaagaggATCAGAGAGGTCTCGTCTTTGGGAATGGGAAGAGAAGTGTTGTTGCCATCGATGGGggaatatatgaaaattatccTCAATACAGGGCTTATTTGCAAGATTCAGTCATAGAGCTGCTAGGAACAGAAAAGTCAAACAATGTGGTGATAGAGCATACTAAAGATGGATCTGGAATAGGAGCTGCT TATTTCTTTTTgggtataatatattatttatttgatttgcaACCAACCAGGGAATTGGTAGAGGCAGGGAAGGACATAGAAAGTGCTTATTGGGAATTGGTTGTGAAGGACATACAGGATACTTGCAAACTTCTGGAGCCAATTTACAATGAAACAGATGGGGAAGATGGACATGTATCTCTTGCAGTTTCCCCAAAGCTAGCAAATGACACCAAGGGGACAATTGAGGCAGCAAAATGGCTTCATAATATGGTTGGAAGTCCGTGTGTTTACATGAAAATTCCTGCCACTGATGAATCCATCTCTTCCATGAAGGAGGTCATTTCTCTGGGGATAAGTGTAAATGCCACT CTCATATTCTGCCTCCCTAAATATGAAGCAGTGATTGATGCTTACTTGGATGGCCTTGAGTCTTGTGGCATGACTCATCTCTCTAAGGTTTCAAGTGCAGCAGCATTCTACATCAGTAGAGTGGATGTTACACTTGACAAGAAACTTGAGCAAATTGGTACTACTGAGGCTCTTGATCTCAAAGGAAAG GGTGCGGTTGCTCAAGCAGTCTTAGCATACCAACTTTACCAGAAAAAATTTTCTGGTCCAAGATGGGAACGCTTGGAGAATAGAGGTGCCAAGAAGCAGAGGTTGATGTGGGCTTCAACAAATGTGAAAAATCCATCTTACCCTGACACATTTTATGTTAATTCTCTTATTGGACCAGATACA ATTTCAACCTTACCAGTACAAGCTCTTCAAGCATTCATGGACCATGGTATTCTTTCAAGAACGCTTGATGCAAAAGTATCAGAGGCTCAAGACATTTACAATGCAATTGAGAAGTTGGGGATTGATTGGAGTTCTGTTGGATCAGAACTGGAACATGAGGTGCTGGATTCTTTCACAAAAAGCTTTGACAATGTGCTTGAATGCATGCAAAAGAAGGCTATGAACATATATTCATTTCAAAAGCACGTTTAA